One window of the Ideonella sp. WA131b genome contains the following:
- a CDS encoding Lrp/AsnC family transcriptional regulator, giving the protein MLTPSPAVQLDAIDTAILAALQREGRISNQALAQQVHLSPSACLRRVKALEDAGVIAGYVALLNPRAIGRPGTSFTIINLESTQPVVRQAFEQAVADTPEILDCHYVAGANDYLVRFTYRDAEDLERFHAEVLARLPGVVRSNSMLVLRTVKRTTALPLPA; this is encoded by the coding sequence ATGCTGACCCCCAGCCCCGCCGTGCAACTGGATGCCATCGACACGGCCATCCTGGCCGCGCTGCAGCGCGAGGGCCGGATCTCCAACCAGGCCCTGGCGCAGCAGGTGCACCTGAGCCCCAGCGCCTGCCTGCGGCGCGTGAAGGCGCTGGAGGATGCCGGCGTGATTGCCGGCTATGTGGCGCTGCTCAACCCACGCGCCATCGGCCGGCCGGGCACCAGCTTCACCATCATCAACCTCGAAAGCACCCAGCCGGTCGTGCGCCAGGCCTTCGAGCAGGCCGTGGCCGACACGCCGGAGATCCTGGACTGCCACTACGTGGCCGGCGCCAACGACTACCTGGTGCGCTTCACCTACCGCGACGCCGAAGACCTGGAGCGCTTCCACGCCGAGGTGCTGGCGCGGCTGCCCGGCGTGGTGCGCAGCAACTCGATGCTGGTGCTGCGCACCGTCAAGCGCACGACCGCGCTGCCGCTGCCGGCTTGA
- a CDS encoding FAD-binding oxidoreductase codes for MPLLDTDQALTRNSYYAATAPQAAAFAPLLGEARCDVAVVGGGLAGLSAALDLRARGFDVVLIEAREIGFGASGRNGGQAIHGLACDQDTIEQQLGLDEARRVWAMSIEALDLLRARIAEHGIACDWQDGYLGVATTPRKAATLHAQADRLDSVYGYALTRIAAADMGRWIASPRYCGGVHDPRSGHLHPLKYTRGLAAAAARAGVRLHEGTQATALVPGERPVLRTASAQGAGTLQARQVLLAGNVYLHGVAPPLAPALAPRVMPVGTYIACTEVLPRATADALIPDRSAVCDTNFVLDYFRTTPDDRMLYGGRVSYSTVTPARLAESLRARMVHTFPQLAGAKVAYAWGGFVDISMNRAPDFGRLPPATPGGPANVYYLQGFSGHGLALTGLAGRLVAEAMGGDSSRFDVFARLQHRPFPGGAWLRTPALVLGMAWYRLRDMLG; via the coding sequence ATGCCTTTGCTGGACACCGACCAGGCCCTCACGCGCAACTCGTACTACGCGGCCACGGCGCCGCAGGCTGCGGCCTTTGCGCCGCTGCTCGGCGAAGCCCGCTGCGACGTGGCCGTGGTGGGCGGCGGCCTCGCGGGCCTGAGCGCGGCGCTGGATCTGCGCGCGCGGGGCTTCGATGTCGTTCTGATCGAGGCGCGCGAGATCGGCTTCGGCGCCAGCGGTCGCAACGGCGGCCAGGCCATCCACGGCCTGGCCTGCGACCAGGACACGATCGAGCAGCAGCTGGGCCTGGACGAAGCCCGCCGTGTGTGGGCCATGTCCATCGAGGCCCTGGACCTGCTGCGCGCGCGCATCGCCGAGCACGGCATCGCCTGCGACTGGCAGGACGGCTACCTGGGCGTGGCCACCACGCCGCGCAAGGCCGCGACGCTGCACGCGCAGGCCGATCGGCTCGACAGCGTCTACGGCTACGCCCTGACGCGCATCGCCGCCGCCGACATGGGCCGCTGGATCGCCAGCCCGCGCTACTGCGGCGGCGTGCACGACCCGCGCTCGGGCCACCTGCACCCGCTGAAGTACACACGCGGCCTGGCCGCCGCCGCTGCCCGGGCCGGCGTGCGCCTGCACGAGGGCACGCAGGCCACCGCCCTGGTGCCGGGCGAACGCCCCGTGCTGCGCACCGCCAGCGCACAGGGCGCGGGCACGCTGCAGGCCCGCCAGGTGCTGCTGGCCGGCAACGTCTACCTGCACGGCGTGGCGCCTCCGCTGGCGCCTGCGCTCGCACCCCGGGTCATGCCTGTCGGCACCTACATCGCCTGCACCGAGGTGCTGCCGCGCGCCACGGCCGACGCGCTCATCCCCGACCGCAGCGCCGTCTGCGACACCAACTTCGTCCTCGACTACTTCCGCACCACGCCCGATGACCGCATGCTCTACGGCGGCCGCGTGAGCTACAGCACCGTCACGCCGGCACGGCTGGCCGAGTCGCTGCGTGCGCGCATGGTGCACACCTTTCCCCAGCTCGCAGGCGCGAAGGTGGCGTATGCCTGGGGCGGCTTCGTCGACATCTCGATGAACCGCGCGCCCGACTTCGGCCGCCTGCCGCCGGCCACGCCGGGCGGCCCCGCCAACGTGTACTACCTGCAAGGCTTCAGCGGCCATGGCCTGGCGCTCACGGGCCTGGCCGGGCGCCTGGTGGCCGAGGCCATGGGCGGCGACAGCTCGCGCTTCGATGTCTTCGCGCGGCTCCAGCACCGGCCCTTTCCGGGTGGCGCCTGGCTGCGCACCCCTGCGCTCGTTCTGGGCATGGCCTGGTACCGGCTGCGCGATATGCTCGGCTGA
- a CDS encoding aspartate aminotransferase family protein produces the protein MNKALDPALMQAAEAVGSQLPPAMGAHWMPFTANRQFKKAPRLLARASGMHYWDVQGREVLDAVAGLWCVNAGHNRPRITAAIQAQAAEMDFAPPFQMGHPKAFELAERVAALAPAGMGKVFFANSGSEAVDSALKMALAYHRVRGEGTRTRLLGRDRGYHGVNFGGISVGGMIGNRKTFGLAVAGTDHIRHTHDLARNAFSPGQPAHGAEFADDLEKLVALHDASNIAAVIVEPIAGSTGVLIPPAGYLQKLREICTKHGILLIFDEVITGFGRTGKAFAAQTFGVTPDMITCAKGLTNGAVPMGAVIVKNEIHDAFMVGAEHLIEFPHGYTYSGHPLACAAGIGTLDTYAEESLLTRANPVTGDIAGYFAAGVHSLKGEPHVIDVRNFGLVGGIELQGIAGEPTKRAFSVFLDCWAQGLLIRTTGDTIALSPPLIIERAHVDRLIETLRAALRRAA, from the coding sequence ATGAACAAAGCCCTCGACCCCGCCCTGATGCAAGCCGCCGAAGCCGTGGGCAGCCAGCTGCCCCCGGCCATGGGGGCCCACTGGATGCCCTTCACGGCCAACCGCCAGTTCAAGAAGGCGCCGCGCCTGCTGGCCCGCGCCAGCGGCATGCACTACTGGGACGTGCAGGGCCGCGAGGTGCTCGATGCCGTGGCCGGCCTGTGGTGCGTGAACGCCGGTCACAACCGGCCGCGCATCACCGCCGCCATCCAGGCCCAGGCCGCCGAGATGGACTTCGCACCGCCCTTCCAGATGGGCCACCCCAAGGCCTTCGAGCTGGCCGAGCGCGTGGCCGCCTTGGCGCCGGCCGGCATGGGCAAGGTGTTCTTCGCCAACAGCGGCAGCGAGGCGGTGGATTCGGCGCTCAAGATGGCGCTGGCCTACCACCGCGTGCGCGGCGAAGGCACGCGAACCCGCCTGCTCGGCCGTGATCGCGGCTACCACGGCGTCAATTTCGGCGGCATCTCGGTGGGCGGGATGATCGGCAACCGCAAGACCTTTGGCCTGGCCGTGGCCGGCACCGACCACATCCGCCACACGCACGACCTCGCGCGCAACGCCTTCAGCCCGGGCCAGCCCGCGCACGGCGCCGAGTTCGCCGACGACCTGGAAAAGCTCGTGGCGCTGCACGACGCGAGCAACATCGCGGCGGTGATCGTGGAGCCCATCGCCGGCAGCACGGGCGTGCTCATTCCGCCGGCCGGCTACCTGCAGAAGCTGCGCGAGATCTGCACGAAGCACGGCATCCTGCTCATCTTCGATGAGGTCATCACGGGATTCGGCCGCACCGGCAAGGCCTTCGCGGCGCAGACCTTCGGCGTGACGCCGGACATGATCACCTGCGCCAAGGGCCTGACCAACGGCGCCGTGCCCATGGGCGCGGTGATCGTGAAGAACGAGATTCACGACGCGTTCATGGTGGGCGCCGAGCACCTGATCGAGTTCCCGCACGGCTACACCTACTCGGGCCACCCGCTGGCCTGCGCGGCGGGCATCGGCACGCTGGACACCTACGCCGAGGAGTCGCTGCTCACGCGCGCGAACCCCGTGACGGGCGACATTGCCGGTTACTTCGCCGCGGGCGTGCACTCGCTCAAGGGTGAGCCACACGTCATCGACGTGCGCAACTTCGGCCTCGTGGGCGGCATCGAGCTGCAGGGCATCGCGGGCGAGCCCACCAAGCGCGCGTTCTCGGTCTTCCTCGACTGCTGGGCGCAGGGCCTGCTCATCCGCACCACCGGCGACACCATCGCCTTGTCGCCGCCGCTGATCATCGAGCGCGCGCACGTCGATCGCCTCATCGAGACCCTCCGCGCGGCGCTGCGCCGCGCTGCCTGA
- the speB gene encoding agmatinase, translating to MSDFAYRSDSRFLKVGPPADDTPWAVAGVAWDGSTTNRSGARMGPRAIREASHMLCDGTHPVFELAPQPWLGDAGDLRLPNTGLERMREVLQREAAGLIARHRMLWLGGDHSITLPLLREYRRQLGRPLAVIHFDAHCDTWTDHFGEPSGHGTWVYEAMQEGLVVDACFTQIGIRSAGERAAREYVRERGGQIVTARELRGLASPAQLAPVLKAIRSRLAEHGHPPLYLSLDIDCLDPAFAPGTGTPEPGGLATAQVLTLLEELADLPFVGMDCVEVAPPYDHAELTSQAAAHFVWTFLCGQLARHPMGAMQAS from the coding sequence ATGTCCGACTTTGCCTACCGCTCCGACAGCCGCTTCCTCAAAGTCGGCCCGCCGGCCGACGACACGCCCTGGGCCGTGGCCGGGGTGGCCTGGGACGGCTCCACCACCAACCGCAGCGGCGCGCGCATGGGGCCGCGCGCCATCCGCGAGGCCAGCCACATGCTGTGCGACGGCACGCACCCTGTGTTCGAGCTCGCGCCGCAGCCCTGGCTGGGCGACGCCGGTGACCTGCGCCTGCCCAACACCGGCCTGGAGCGCATGCGCGAGGTGCTGCAGCGTGAGGCCGCAGGTCTGATCGCGCGCCACCGCATGCTGTGGCTGGGTGGCGATCACTCGATCACGCTGCCGCTGTTGCGCGAGTACCGCCGCCAGCTCGGCCGGCCGCTGGCCGTGATCCACTTCGATGCCCACTGCGACACCTGGACCGACCACTTCGGCGAGCCCAGCGGCCACGGCACCTGGGTCTACGAAGCGATGCAGGAGGGTCTGGTGGTCGATGCCTGCTTCACGCAGATCGGCATCCGCTCGGCCGGCGAGCGTGCCGCGCGCGAGTACGTGCGCGAACGAGGCGGACAGATCGTCACGGCGCGCGAGCTGCGCGGCCTGGCCTCGCCAGCCCAGCTGGCCCCGGTGCTTAAGGCCATCCGCAGCCGCCTGGCCGAGCATGGGCATCCGCCGCTGTACCTGAGCCTGGACATCGACTGCCTGGACCCGGCCTTCGCGCCCGGCACCGGCACGCCCGAACCCGGGGGCCTGGCCACCGCGCAGGTGCTGACGCTGCTGGAGGAGCTGGCCGACCTGCCCTTCGTGGGCATGGACTGCGTCGAGGTGGCGCCCCCCTACGACCATGCCGAACTCACCAGCCAGGCGGCGGCGCATTTCGTCTGGACCTTCTTGTGCGGTCAGCTCGCACGCCACCCCATGGGTGCCATGCAGGCAAGCTGA